A genomic window from Populus nigra chromosome 7, ddPopNigr1.1, whole genome shotgun sequence includes:
- the LOC133698815 gene encoding probable ribosome-binding factor A, chloroplastic, translating to MINVHRHLLHQPQPLLTYQSNFLPITTLYSTSFPIRSPKSTVPIHLQKPFMYGTTIKCMANPRRVKMVAKQIQRELSDMLLTDKVLQYAVLPEAALGADKYLSSLTTISDVEVSADLQVVKVYVSVFGDDRGKEVAIAGLKSKAKYVRSQLGRRMKLRLTPEIRFIEDEGLERGSRVIAILDRIKAEKDNAEGQVDELSDSSNSIQYDEDWEGDDPDEDIIYVK from the exons ATGATCAATGTACACCGTCACCTTCTACACCAACCTCAGCCTCTCCTAACCTACCAATCCAATTTCCTACCAATCACAACCCTCTATTCCACTTCATTCCCAATTCGGTCACCAAAATCAACGGTCCCAATTCATCTTCAAAAGCCATTTATGTATGGGACAACAATAAAATGCATGGCAAATCCAAGGAGAGTGAAAATGGTAGCTAAACAAATACAAAGAGAGCTATCTGATATGCTTTTAACTGATAAAGTGTTACAGTATGCTGTTTTGCCTGAAGCTGCCTTAGGTGCTGATAAGTACCTGTCTTCTCTCACTACCATCAGTGATGTTGAAGTTTCTGCTGATTTGCAG GTGGTTAAGGTTTACGTTTCTGTTTTTGGAGATGATAGAGGGAAGGAGGTTGCGATTGCTGGTTTGAAGTCGAAAGCTAAGTATGTGAGGAGTCAGTTGGGTAGGCGCATGAAGTTGCGGTTGACGCCTGAGATACGGTTTATAGAAGATGAAGGCTTGGAGAGAGGAAGCAGG GTGATTGCAATTTTAGATAGGATAAAAGCTGAGAAAGATAATGCAGAAGGTCAAGTTGACGAGCTCTCTGACTCTTCCAATTCAATCCAATATGATGAGGATTGGGAGGGTGATGATCCGGATGAAGACATTATATATGTCAAATAG
- the LOC133698896 gene encoding uncharacterized protein LOC133698896, which produces MAPPPGPYSGTSTLALVARVSAFSLGLVYGSVKLKYLQAKAKSQKKAEAKAHH; this is translated from the exons atGGCGCCGCCTCCTGGACCTTACTCTGGTACCAGCACTCTCGCTTTG GTGGCTCGTGTTTCTGCTTTCTCTTTGGGTCTCGTCTACGGGAGTGTGAAGCTGAAGTATCTCCAG GCAAAGGCAAAGTCACAAAAGAAAGCTGAAGCAAAGGCTCATcattaa